CGAACTGCGGCCCTCCAGCGGCGTGCGATGAACGGTAGCTGGCCGACACCGCACGAGCGGGACGCCGACGCGGGCCTCGCGACCTACTTGGCTGCCTGCGGAGTTCGATATGAGCAGCTGCGGCCGGGTTCGACCGGTGTGCCGACGGTGTCGATCGTCCCGCCGTCGCCCTGGACGCAAGTGGATCGCGGATATTTCCGCGACGTCTATTCGATCTGGGCCCGGCCGCCGATCGAAGGCTACGGCTGGGTCGATAATGCGGTGCTCGTCGTCGTGCGACTGACTCCTGGTGTCGATTACATCGAGCTGCTTACACACGCCGTGTCCGACGCACGTCGACTGCACGGCTGGGATGAAATCTCTGTCGATGAATCGCGGTACGAGAGGTATCCGTCCTGCCTCATCGCGGGTACGTATGTCGTCGACTCGCTACGACTACGGGCCGACACCCGATACATCGTCATAGGCGAAAGGGGTTGTCAGCATCTGGTGCAGCTCACCATCACAAGCCAACTGCCCTCTTCGTCCGAGGCAGCGGTGTGGGCGTCGAAAGATTTCGATCAGTTCAAAGGATGGTGGGTGACCCTGCCCCGATAACGGCCGTCGTAGGTATGCAGGAGGTAACACGTTGACGAATTCCATTGTCGCCGAAATACGCGATACCGGTAACGCCGAGGGGAGCGGCATGAACGTCTTGATAGTCGTAGAGTCTTGTTTCGGGAACACCGCGCGGATCGCGGAGGCTGTCGCCGAGGGGATTCGGGCGCGCGGCGGGAGCGTCACGGTGGTCGGCGCGCACATCATGCCTGCGCTGGACGACGTCGATCTGCTGCTGGTGGGAGCGCCGACGCACAATGCGGGTCTGTCGACACCGACGTCACGTCGTCAAGCGGAGGGCCACGGTGCGGCCAAATCCGTGACCGGTGTGCGGGAGTGGCTCGATGCGCTGCCCGCGCGGCTGAATGTCCGTGCCGCGGCGTTCGATACGGTCGCAGGCCGGAGCGTTTTCACCGGGTCCGCGGCGCGACGGATCGTGAAGCGCCTGCAAGGGCACGCCTGCGATGTCCTCGGGCGAGAAAGTTTCCTGGTTGTCTCCAAGGTGGGACCGTTGGCGGGCAACGAGTCCGCGCGGGCCGAGCGCTGGGGTGGCGAGCTGGTCGAAAGATTGATGCGCTTCGGAATGCGCTGATAAGCCGGACCCGTTGTGGCACAGCGGCAGTCGAGTACATACTCGGTTGCCGCTGTCGATGGTTCAGGTCGTCGAGGCGTGACTGGAACGTGAGTTCGGCACGCCGCCGGCCACCGCGCAGACCGCGTTGAGCACGGCCGCCTGAATCGGAAGGGTGGTGACGTAGCCGGGTTCGACCACCCACACCGGCGACCAACCGAGCTGCCGATCCGAATGCGGAAGCATGATCCGGTTTCCGCGTGCCACGATCAGGACGCCGAGCTCGTCCAGTCGCCGGATGAGGTCCGGCTCGAGTGTGTCGGCTGGGTAGCGGACGAGGAGCCCGACGCGATTCGACCTGGTGTGCAACATGACCGGGGCGGTGTGCACTGCCGCGGAGACCTCGTACCCGAGTATCCGCGGCATGGTGACCATCCCGAACCGGTCATCGGTGAGCAGACACGGATGGGAGCCGAGCAGGGTCACCGGCAGACCCCGGTCGCGATATGTCGTGCAGATCCGCTGTGGGGTAGTGCAGTTCGCGAACATCCAGTCGGTATCCCTCGAATCGTGGTGCCAGTCGGCCTCCGGCACGG
This genomic stretch from Nocardia brasiliensis ATCC 700358 harbors:
- a CDS encoding flavodoxin family protein; its protein translation is MTNSIVAEIRDTGNAEGSGMNVLIVVESCFGNTARIAEAVAEGIRARGGSVTVVGAHIMPALDDVDLLLVGAPTHNAGLSTPTSRRQAEGHGAAKSVTGVREWLDALPARLNVRAAAFDTVAGRSVFTGSAARRIVKRLQGHACDVLGRESFLVVSKVGPLAGNESARAERWGGELVERLMRFGMR
- a CDS encoding LpqN/LpqT family lipoprotein gives rise to the protein MNGSWPTPHERDADAGLATYLAACGVRYEQLRPGSTGVPTVSIVPPSPWTQVDRGYFRDVYSIWARPPIEGYGWVDNAVLVVVRLTPGVDYIELLTHAVSDARRLHGWDEISVDESRYERYPSCLIAGTYVVDSLRLRADTRYIVIGERGCQHLVQLTITSQLPSSSEAAVWASKDFDQFKGWWVTLPR